One window from the genome of Rhodobacteraceae bacterium S2214 encodes:
- a CDS encoding FAD-binding protein, whose amino-acid sequence MPDQAKTVTNETELSGAIADATGPLRIVGGGTRPIGTPAEGAFLSTAALSGITLYEPGALTLVAQAGTPIAEIEAALDAENQRLAFEPMDHRALLGTNGTPTIGGVVAANVSGPRRIAVGACRDFMLGVRFVDGAGQIVKNGGRVMKNVTGYDLVKLLTGSYGTLGVLTEVSLKVLPKPETSATLSISGQDITQAVAAMSSALGSPFEITGAAYRSDNEGQTLLRIEGFEKSIAYRTEQLKDRLKSFGDIDVVTEDPWSDIANVTAFAGTDADVWRISVRPSDAPAVAASLPSQSQIMLDWGGGLIWAAVPAGSEVRSGLGAIKGHATLIRGIADVPTFQSEPAPLAAISAGLRAKFDPRGILNTGMMA is encoded by the coding sequence ATGCCAGACCAAGCCAAGACAGTGACAAACGAGACAGAGCTATCCGGCGCAATTGCTGATGCCACGGGGCCGCTGCGCATTGTCGGCGGCGGGACCCGCCCTATCGGGACACCTGCGGAGGGCGCGTTTCTGTCGACTGCGGCGCTAAGCGGGATCACATTGTACGAACCGGGTGCGCTGACCCTTGTGGCACAGGCGGGCACCCCGATTGCCGAGATCGAGGCGGCATTGGACGCCGAAAACCAACGGTTGGCGTTTGAACCAATGGATCACCGCGCGCTTTTGGGGACCAACGGGACGCCGACGATTGGCGGCGTTGTTGCGGCCAACGTGTCAGGCCCACGCCGCATCGCCGTCGGGGCATGCCGCGACTTTATGTTGGGCGTACGTTTTGTGGACGGCGCTGGTCAGATCGTGAAAAACGGTGGCCGCGTGATGAAAAACGTCACCGGATATGATCTGGTGAAGTTGCTGACCGGATCCTACGGCACGTTGGGTGTTTTGACCGAAGTTTCGTTGAAGGTTCTTCCAAAGCCGGAAACATCAGCGACTTTGTCTATCTCTGGCCAAGACATCACACAGGCTGTCGCTGCGATGTCTTCTGCACTTGGGTCGCCTTTTGAAATCACAGGTGCCGCCTATCGGTCTGATAATGAAGGCCAAACGCTGTTGCGGATCGAAGGTTTTGAGAAATCAATCGCGTACCGGACAGAGCAACTGAAGGATCGGTTGAAGTCCTTTGGAGACATTGACGTCGTCACCGAAGACCCGTGGTCCGACATCGCGAACGTGACTGCATTTGCGGGCACCGACGCAGATGTCTGGCGGATATCGGTACGGCCAAGCGATGCGCCCGCAGTCGCCGCGTCTTTGCCCAGTCAAAGCCAGATCATGTTGGACTGGGGCGGAGGCCTGATTTGGGCAGCCGTGCCCGCGGGGTCCGAAGTCCGTTCAGGTCTCGGGGCGATCAAGGGGCACGCAACGCTGATCCGCGGTATAGCAGATGTACCAACTTTCCAGTCGGAACCAGCACCGCTTGCTGCAATCAGCGCGGGGCTGCGCGCAAAATTTGACCCTCGCGGGATATTGAACACGGGGATGATGGCCTGA
- the glcF gene encoding glycolate oxidase subunit GlcF: MQTTFTPEQLTDPGTQRANEILRACVHCGFCTATCPTYQVLGDELDSPRGRIYLIKDMLENERVPDEKTVKHIDRCLSCLACMTTCPSGVHYMHLIDHARAYIEENYNRPLSERALRWVLARILPYPTRFRVALLGAKIARPFVRFLPDPRLRAMIAMAPKQVPPVSKNDDPQTFAVAEPKMRVALMTGCAQRALNTDINDATIRLLTRHGAEVVIPDGQGCCGALTHHMGKETESHATAAKNIKAWVKQMDAGGLDAIVINTSGCGTTVKDYGHMFRNDPLAADAARVSAIAMDVSEVLMELDLPKGDAKGTKVAYHAACSLQHGQQIKTFPKDLLKNAGFTVLEPKDSHLCCGSAGTYNLMQPEISGQLKERKVQTLEALTPDIIAAGNIGCMMQIGSATDVPIVHTVELLDWATGGPQPPALTADKNATPAVPMLR, translated from the coding sequence ATGCAAACGACTTTTACACCAGAACAGCTGACTGATCCGGGCACACAGCGGGCCAACGAAATTCTGCGGGCCTGCGTGCATTGCGGGTTCTGCACTGCCACATGTCCAACGTATCAGGTTCTTGGCGATGAACTGGATAGCCCGCGTGGTCGGATTTACCTGATCAAGGACATGCTTGAAAACGAACGGGTGCCGGATGAGAAAACGGTCAAACACATCGACCGTTGCCTATCCTGTCTGGCTTGCATGACGACCTGCCCGTCTGGGGTTCACTATATGCACCTGATCGACCATGCGCGTGCGTATATTGAGGAAAACTATAATCGTCCGCTGTCTGAACGCGCCCTACGATGGGTGTTGGCGCGGATTTTGCCGTACCCGACGCGGTTCCGCGTGGCGTTGCTTGGCGCAAAGATTGCACGACCCTTCGTACGGTTCCTGCCTGATCCGCGCCTGCGAGCAATGATCGCGATGGCCCCCAAACAGGTCCCGCCTGTCAGCAAGAACGACGACCCGCAAACCTTTGCGGTGGCAGAACCCAAGATGCGCGTGGCACTGATGACGGGCTGTGCGCAGCGGGCCTTAAACACAGACATCAACGACGCGACTATCCGGCTACTGACCCGTCATGGCGCCGAGGTGGTGATCCCCGATGGCCAAGGCTGCTGCGGAGCATTGACTCACCACATGGGCAAAGAAACCGAAAGCCACGCGACCGCTGCCAAGAATATCAAGGCATGGGTCAAACAAATGGATGCAGGCGGGTTGGACGCTATCGTGATCAACACATCCGGCTGTGGCACGACCGTCAAAGACTATGGTCATATGTTCCGCAACGACCCGCTCGCCGCAGATGCAGCACGCGTGTCCGCGATTGCGATGGACGTGTCCGAGGTGCTGATGGAACTGGATCTGCCGAAGGGCGACGCGAAAGGCACGAAGGTCGCCTATCACGCTGCATGTTCGCTGCAGCACGGCCAGCAGATCAAAACCTTCCCCAAAGACCTGCTCAAGAACGCGGGTTTCACGGTGCTCGAACCTAAAGACAGCCACCTGTGCTGCGGGTCTGCGGGCACCTATAACCTAATGCAGCCAGAGATTTCTGGGCAGTTGAAGGAACGGAAGGTACAGACGCTCGAAGCATTAACACCGGACATCATTGCGGCAGGCAACATTGGTTGCATGATGCAGATCGGCAGCGCGACAGATGTGCCAATTGTCCACACCGTGGAACTGTTGGATTGGGCCACAGGCGGACCGCAGCCCCCTGCCCTGACGGCTGATAAAAACGCCACACCTGCCGTGCCAATGCTACGCTGA
- a CDS encoding trypsin-like serine protease, producing the protein MIRSLVLIAATIVGGSVATAQTNAGSALVTLETRQDSQGWEAVGRLDVIDKGFCTAALIRDKLLLTAAHCVYDDDDQLISADEFIFQSGLKNGRAEATRGISRLVVHPDYDPTGDGARVNNVAHDIAVLELDQPIRRTRIQPFPIAARPTAGDQISIVSYGKDRSEAPSLQESCSVLGRQNGAIVMNCEAEFGSSGSPVFRVQNGRAQIVSVVSAIAQAGGKQVSLGTSLQDPLQELLAHFASVGPAQAGGSQRLITLGERNTTGAKFVRP; encoded by the coding sequence ATGATCCGTTCTCTTGTTTTGATCGCTGCAACCATTGTGGGTGGCTCTGTCGCCACTGCGCAAACCAACGCGGGGTCTGCGCTGGTCACGCTTGAGACGCGGCAAGACAGCCAAGGCTGGGAAGCTGTCGGTCGGCTTGATGTCATCGACAAGGGCTTTTGCACGGCAGCTTTGATCAGGGACAAACTGCTGCTGACTGCGGCGCATTGTGTTTACGATGACGATGATCAGCTGATTTCGGCAGATGAATTTATCTTTCAATCCGGACTGAAAAACGGACGTGCAGAGGCCACGCGCGGGATAAGCCGGCTTGTGGTACACCCCGATTACGATCCGACCGGCGATGGTGCGCGCGTGAACAACGTCGCACATGACATTGCTGTGCTTGAGTTGGACCAACCAATTCGCAGAACGCGCATCCAACCCTTTCCGATTGCAGCCAGACCAACGGCTGGGGATCAGATTTCTATTGTGTCTTACGGGAAAGATCGGTCCGAAGCACCAAGCCTGCAAGAAAGCTGTTCGGTGTTGGGTCGCCAAAACGGGGCGATTGTCATGAATTGCGAGGCAGAGTTCGGATCAAGCGGATCACCCGTGTTTCGGGTGCAAAACGGACGCGCACAGATCGTATCCGTTGTGTCGGCCATCGCACAAGCGGGTGGAAAACAAGTGTCGCTTGGCACGTCGCTGCAAGACCCGCTGCAAGAATTGTTAGCGCATTTCGCGAGCGTCGGTCCGGCCCAAGCCGGTGGCAGCCAACGTTTGATCACCTTGGGTGAACGCAACACAACAGGCGCAAAATTTGTGCGCCCCTAG
- a CDS encoding Hsp20 family protein: MRRLDLTPLYRATVGFDQIADLMDRALANDVSQNSYPPYNIEKIEEDGWRIAIAVAGFSDNDLSIEVRDRALVVTARKADDEAEKTYLHRGIATRAFERRFTLADHVRVTGASHVDGMLNIDLVREVPEALKPRQIEISKAPKSDANLVEANAVN; encoded by the coding sequence ATGCGTCGACTTGATTTGACACCCCTGTACCGTGCCACTGTTGGCTTTGACCAAATTGCCGATCTGATGGATCGCGCGCTTGCCAATGACGTGAGCCAGAACAGCTACCCCCCTTATAACATCGAGAAGATCGAAGAAGACGGTTGGCGGATTGCCATCGCTGTGGCCGGATTTTCTGACAACGACTTGTCGATCGAAGTGCGCGACCGCGCGCTTGTTGTGACAGCCCGTAAAGCGGACGACGAGGCCGAAAAGACATACCTGCATCGTGGTATCGCGACCCGTGCTTTTGAACGTCGCTTTACGCTTGCCGACCACGTCCGTGTGACCGGCGCGTCCCATGTGGACGGCATGCTGAACATTGATCTTGTGCGCGAAGTGCCAGAGGCCCTGAAACCGCGCCAGATTGAAATCAGCAAAGCGCCGAAAAGCGATGCGAACCTCGTTGAGGCAAATGCTGTAAACTAA